One region of Danio aesculapii chromosome 7, fDanAes4.1, whole genome shotgun sequence genomic DNA includes:
- the etnppl gene encoding ethanolamine-phosphate phospho-lyase, with amino-acid sequence MAMVTLDKQKTIDLRKKHVGPSCKVFFGHDPIKIVRAKGQYMYNEKDEKYLDCINNVAHVGHCHPDVVSAGAKQMELLNTNSRFLHDSLVLYAQRLQATLPEKLSVCYFVNSGSEANDLALRLAWQYTGHKGIITLENAYHGHVSSLIDISPYKFHQMAGAEPSQNVHVALSPDTYRGKYREDHPDPATAYAENVKEVIEKAHKKGHQIAAFIAESLQSCGGQVIPPMGYFQKVAQHVRNAGGIFIADEVQVGFGRVGTHFWGFQLQGEDFVPDIVTMGKPIGNGHPMSCVITSREIAESFVSSGMEYFNTFGGNPVSCAIGLAVLNVIEKEDLQGNALHVGGYLTQLLEDLKKRHPLVGDVRGRGLFVGLELVKNQSKRTPATAEAQDVIYRLKEQRILLSADGPHRNVLKFKPPMCFSREDAEFTVEKIDQILTDLENTLVLQRPEAGISETGHSKRKDASDENGLVHPPNGNSHMHTSTIPLSKKTKRN; translated from the exons ATGGCAATGGTAACTTTGGATAAGCAGAAGACTATAGATCTCCGAAAGAAACATGTTGG TCCATCCTGCAAAGTGTTCTTCGGTCATGATCCTATCAAGATTGTGCGAGCAAAGGGCCAGTATATGTACAACGAAAAAGATGAGAAATACCTGGACTGCATAAACAACGTAGCACATG TGGGTCACTGCCACCCAGATGTTGTCAGTGCGGGAGCAAAGCAAATGGAGCTTCTCAACACCAATTCCCGATTCCTGCATGACAGTCTGGTTCTTTATGCTCAGCGGCTTCAAGCCACCCTTCCCGAAAAGCTCTCTGTGTGCTATTTTGTCAACTCAGG GTCTGAGGCAAATGATCTGGCGCTGAGGCTGGCTTGGCAGTACACTGGCCACAAAGGCATCATCACACTGGAGAA TGCCTACCATGGTCATGTGTCATCACTCATTGATATCAGTCCATATAAGTTTCATCAGATGGCTGGGGCAGAGCCGAGCCAAAATGTGCACGTG GCTCTTAGTCCAGATACCTATAGAGGCAAATATCGTGAAGACCACCCAGACCCTGCCACTGCTTATGCTGAAAATGTCAAGGAAGTAATCGAAAAGGCTCATAAAAAGGGACATCAG ATTGCTGCTTTTATTGCTGAATCACTACAGAGTTGTGGAGGGCAGGTCATTCCTCCAATGGGTTACTTCCAGAAAGTAGCACA GCATGTGAGAAACGCTGGAGGCATTTTCATTGCTGATGAGGTCCAGGTGGGCTTTGGAAGAGTGGGGACTCACTTCTGGGGCTTCCAGCTACAGGGAGAAGATTTTGTACCAGATATTGTTACAATGGGCAAACCTATTGGAAATGGCCATCCAATGTCATGCGTGATCACCAGCAGAGAGATTGCTGAAAGCTTCGTGTCTTCTGGAATGGAGTACTTCAACACA TTTGGCGGTAACCCTGTATCATGTGCTATTGGGCTGGCGGTGCTGAATGTAATTGAGAAGGAAGATCTCCAAGGCAATGCCCTGCATGTCGGAGGTTACCTGACTCAGCTTTTGGAAGATCTGAAGAAAAGACACCCCTTGGTCGGTGATGTGAG GGGACGTGGCCTATTTGTTGGGTTGGAGCTAGTCAAAAATCAGAGTAAAAGGACCCCTGCTACAGCTGAAGCTCAGGATGTTATTTACAG gCTAAAAGAACAGCGGATTCTGCTAAGTGCTGATGGTCCACACCGCAACGTTCTGAAGTTCAAGCCCCCCATGTGCTTTTCCAGAGAGGATGCTGAATTCACAGTGGAGAAGATTGACCAAATTCTGACAG acttgGAAAATACTTTGGTCCTCCAAAGGCCTGAAGCAGGAATTTCTGAGACTGGACACAGTAAGAGAAAG GATGCCAGTGATGAAAATGGCCTTGTACATCCTCCAAATGGCAACAGCCACATGCACACCAGTACAATACCTCTgagcaaaaaaactaaaagaaattaa